One genomic window of Thalassoroseus pseudoceratinae includes the following:
- a CDS encoding cytochrome ubiquinol oxidase subunit I produces MDVELLSRLQFAGTIMFHYLFPPLSIGLGLQLFLCELAYFRTGRLEWEAAARFWTRVFAVNFAMGVSTGIVMEFEFGTNWAAYSRFVGDVFGSALAAEGIFAFFLESGFLAVLVFGWDRVGPKMHLFSTLMVFLGSMFSAVWIVVANSWQQTPAGYHIVWQDVQGEMIPRAEVTDFWSMVFNPSSVDRLTHTLIGALVLGAFFVASVCSYYLLKNRHEEVAKRCLAIALPTSLVFTLLAAITGHDSAQKLVETQPAKLAAMEGHFHSSENPTGLNLFGWPDSENETVQFNVKVPYLLSLMVYNDPTKPVPALDQIPEDERPPVWLPFQTFHLMVALGMLMLAVSSLACWSWYRGSYGSKRWLLWAVALMPLAAMTANQAGWITAEVGRQPWIVYPSVQDGVQMMGLRTADGLSESVTAEQVLGSIILFGMIYSLLFAVWVFVLNNKIQHGPETAKALAEYKRHLQIDSMPEKIRRSGNPLGGDMMEEGTR; encoded by the coding sequence ATGGATGTCGAATTACTAAGCCGGTTGCAGTTCGCCGGAACAATCATGTTCCACTATTTGTTTCCACCATTGTCAATTGGGCTCGGCTTGCAACTGTTTCTTTGCGAGCTGGCATATTTTCGCACCGGCAGGCTTGAGTGGGAAGCGGCTGCACGATTTTGGACGCGTGTCTTCGCCGTAAACTTTGCAATGGGTGTTTCGACAGGCATCGTGATGGAGTTTGAGTTTGGAACGAACTGGGCCGCCTATTCACGATTTGTTGGCGATGTATTTGGGTCTGCGTTGGCAGCTGAAGGAATTTTTGCTTTCTTTTTGGAAAGCGGCTTTCTGGCGGTACTTGTGTTCGGATGGGACCGCGTCGGTCCAAAGATGCACCTCTTCAGCACGCTGATGGTCTTCCTTGGATCGATGTTCAGTGCCGTGTGGATTGTTGTGGCCAATAGTTGGCAACAGACACCAGCGGGCTATCACATCGTTTGGCAAGACGTTCAAGGCGAAATGATTCCACGAGCAGAAGTTACCGACTTTTGGAGCATGGTTTTCAACCCCTCGTCTGTCGACCGGCTAACGCATACCTTGATCGGTGCACTCGTCTTGGGGGCTTTCTTTGTTGCCTCGGTCTGTTCCTACTACCTACTGAAGAATCGACATGAAGAAGTTGCAAAGCGGTGCCTTGCGATTGCATTACCGACATCACTGGTGTTCACATTGCTCGCAGCGATAACGGGGCACGACTCTGCCCAAAAACTAGTCGAGACTCAGCCAGCCAAACTCGCAGCCATGGAAGGCCACTTCCACTCGAGCGAAAACCCAACCGGCCTAAACCTATTTGGTTGGCCAGACTCCGAGAATGAGACTGTTCAATTCAATGTGAAAGTGCCGTACCTACTGAGTTTGATGGTCTACAATGATCCGACTAAACCGGTCCCAGCGTTGGATCAGATACCTGAAGATGAACGTCCGCCAGTCTGGCTCCCGTTTCAGACGTTTCACCTCATGGTCGCACTTGGGATGCTGATGCTCGCCGTCTCATCACTTGCGTGTTGGTCCTGGTATCGTGGCAGTTACGGTAGCAAACGCTGGTTGCTCTGGGCAGTTGCACTGATGCCCCTTGCCGCAATGACCGCGAACCAAGCAGGGTGGATTACGGCAGAAGTCGGCCGGCAGCCGTGGATCGTTTACCCTTCAGTTCAAGACGGGGTTCAAATGATGGGGCTGAGAACTGCCGATGGATTGAGCGAATCAGTTACCGCCGAGCAAGTTCTTGGCAGCATCATCCTCTTCGGAATGATTTATTCTCTATTGTTTGCTGTCTGGGTGTTCGTACTCAATAACAAGATTCAGCATGGGCCAGAGACAGCGAAGGCACTTGCGGAGTACAAGCGTCATTTGCAGATTGATTCAATGCCTGAGAAGATTAGACGGAGCGGGAACCCCCTCGGCGGTGACATGATGGAGGAGGGAACACGATGA
- a CDS encoding HlyD family secretion protein: MSHVLRCLFVLVAVSILALGLRVLGQPPQTRESTDRPSVRLTPSQRAALERQRHRIVEAGVIESAKTTEFRSTLGSATTLISIVPDGTIVEKGTLLAVLDAAPLQQDLTKQRVIVNEAEDTLRNAEAEFQAARVAAEQDVPIAKLEVRVAELAKSRYLAKGGEFDCQLQKIREKVNRLTLKPDQQPDSKSSADQQSQEVTPHQKSAEQARVDLAAAQAEQRLLEEFIKPHQTATLELAVRKAKAKLQRLEQTAQKAIRDGESAVRKAESALKVARERVEKTQDEIQQTRILAPHAGVVVHVAPSTRRSAGPVLEPGATLQPRQLLLKMPDLSRLQARIGVHESQIARVKVGQAVSLQLDAFPNREFSGRVIEIDRTPQPQSWLTGNNGSTYGVAVEITEPSDAMKLGMTVAAEFERPTK, from the coding sequence ATGAGCCATGTTCTTCGGTGTTTGTTCGTCTTGGTAGCTGTGTCCATCTTGGCTTTAGGACTTCGTGTGTTGGGACAACCACCTCAAACTCGAGAGTCGACGGACCGTCCGAGTGTTCGACTAACCCCATCCCAGCGTGCGGCTCTCGAAAGGCAGCGACATAGGATTGTCGAAGCGGGCGTCATCGAGAGCGCGAAGACGACCGAATTCCGAAGCACACTTGGCAGTGCGACGACACTGATTTCGATCGTTCCCGACGGGACGATTGTTGAGAAAGGAACGCTACTCGCAGTGCTAGATGCTGCACCGCTGCAACAGGATTTGACGAAGCAACGGGTCATCGTCAACGAAGCGGAAGACACCCTGCGCAACGCGGAAGCCGAATTCCAGGCGGCTCGCGTCGCCGCCGAACAAGATGTACCGATTGCTAAACTCGAAGTCCGGGTCGCTGAATTGGCGAAAAGTCGATACCTCGCCAAAGGTGGTGAATTCGACTGCCAGCTTCAGAAGATTCGAGAGAAGGTGAATCGACTCACCTTGAAACCCGATCAGCAGCCCGATTCGAAATCATCTGCGGATCAACAATCGCAGGAAGTGACGCCGCACCAAAAATCCGCTGAGCAGGCTCGTGTGGACTTAGCTGCTGCGCAAGCCGAGCAGCGTCTGTTGGAAGAATTCATCAAACCCCATCAGACAGCTACCTTGGAACTCGCTGTGCGGAAGGCCAAGGCAAAATTGCAGCGACTCGAACAGACTGCACAGAAGGCAATTCGAGACGGCGAATCCGCTGTCCGCAAAGCTGAGTCCGCGTTGAAGGTTGCAAGAGAACGTGTCGAGAAAACCCAAGATGAGATTCAGCAGACTCGGATTCTCGCGCCGCATGCGGGTGTCGTTGTTCACGTCGCTCCGTCGACTCGCCGCAGTGCAGGTCCCGTCCTGGAACCGGGAGCGACACTGCAACCCCGACAGCTGTTGTTGAAAATGCCTGATCTCTCCCGTCTCCAGGCTCGCATCGGAGTTCACGAGTCTCAAATCGCCCGAGTCAAAGTTGGCCAGGCCGTTTCGCTTCAGTTGGACGCCTTCCCTAATCGGGAGTTCTCTGGTCGGGTCATCGAGATCGATCGAACTCCCCAACCACAGAGTTGGCTTACGGGAAATAACGGTTCGACCTACGGTGTCGCCGTCGAAATCACCGAGCCTTCCGATGCGATGAAGCTGGGAATGACGGTAGCCGCCGAATTTGAACGACCAACGAAGTGA
- a CDS encoding FAD-dependent oxidoreductase: MKIVIIGAVAGGASAAARARRLDEDAEIVLIERGTEPSFANCGLPYYVGGEIESRDKLLVAPAERLRQRYQLDVRTRQEVTSIDRDNQVVDVRNLVTGETYTESYDRLIISTGASPFRPPIPGIEGPHVLELRDLADADRMFDRVTTGGSRRAVIVGAGFIGIEVAENLVRRGLDVTVVELAEQILPPWDREIVRPLEDHIRQQGVTLKLNDSAAAFEETGTGDANLIVKLESGEELPACFAVVCIGVRPESRLANEAGINVGQRGGIITNEHMQTSDPNVYAVGDVAQVKDFVTGEPTQIPLAGPANRQGRIAADHIFGRNSVYRGTQGTAIVGVFGKTAAMTGQSEKLLQRANRPYEKIYIHPNDHAGYYPGASSMTLKLLFNPDDARIWGAQAVGAAGVDKRIDVIAMAIHAGMTVYDLEEVELCYAPQYGSAKDPVNMAGFVAAGILRGDQPVVHSDLVPPTNQPRDWFVLDVRTPGEFASGHIHDAVNVPLEELRDRMSELPTDRRIAVYCLVGQRGYMATRLLKHHGFDVSNLSGGFKSWQQHHVKETQS, encoded by the coding sequence ATGAAAATAGTCATCATTGGAGCCGTTGCGGGAGGCGCATCTGCTGCCGCTCGAGCCCGCAGACTGGACGAAGATGCCGAAATCGTGCTGATCGAACGAGGCACCGAACCATCTTTCGCCAATTGCGGTTTGCCGTACTACGTTGGTGGCGAAATCGAATCGCGAGACAAACTGTTGGTTGCTCCCGCGGAACGTTTGCGTCAGCGATATCAGCTGGACGTGCGAACTCGGCAGGAAGTCACGTCAATCGATCGCGACAATCAAGTCGTCGATGTCAGGAATCTCGTAACCGGTGAAACATATACCGAATCGTATGACCGGCTAATCATCTCAACCGGCGCGTCGCCGTTCCGCCCACCAATTCCCGGTATCGAAGGGCCGCATGTTCTGGAGCTACGAGACCTCGCCGACGCAGATCGCATGTTCGACCGAGTCACAACCGGGGGCAGTCGCCGCGCAGTCATTGTTGGAGCTGGCTTCATTGGCATCGAGGTCGCCGAGAATCTGGTTCGTCGAGGGCTTGATGTCACCGTGGTGGAACTTGCAGAGCAAATTCTCCCGCCGTGGGACCGGGAAATTGTGCGTCCGCTGGAAGATCACATTCGTCAGCAGGGCGTCACCTTGAAGCTGAACGATTCAGCGGCAGCTTTTGAAGAAACAGGTACCGGCGACGCCAACCTCATCGTGAAGCTCGAATCAGGCGAAGAGCTTCCTGCCTGTTTCGCCGTCGTCTGTATTGGAGTACGCCCCGAAAGCAGACTTGCCAACGAGGCCGGAATCAACGTCGGTCAACGAGGCGGCATCATCACGAACGAACACATGCAAACCAGCGACCCGAACGTGTACGCGGTTGGCGATGTCGCTCAGGTGAAGGACTTCGTCACCGGCGAGCCAACTCAGATTCCTTTGGCCGGCCCGGCCAACCGTCAAGGACGCATCGCTGCCGACCACATCTTTGGTCGCAATTCCGTTTATCGTGGCACGCAAGGCACCGCGATTGTCGGGGTCTTCGGCAAGACTGCTGCGATGACGGGACAAAGCGAGAAGCTTTTGCAACGTGCCAATCGGCCCTACGAAAAAATCTACATTCATCCGAATGACCACGCGGGCTACTATCCCGGTGCATCATCGATGACGTTGAAGTTGCTGTTCAATCCCGACGACGCTCGCATCTGGGGGGCTCAAGCCGTGGGAGCAGCAGGTGTCGACAAACGCATCGATGTGATTGCGATGGCGATTCACGCGGGAATGACGGTCTACGATCTCGAAGAAGTCGAGCTGTGTTACGCACCGCAGTACGGGTCGGCGAAAGACCCAGTCAACATGGCGGGCTTTGTCGCCGCAGGCATTCTTCGTGGCGATCAACCAGTAGTGCACAGTGATCTTGTCCCACCGACCAACCAGCCACGCGACTGGTTTGTTCTTGACGTCCGCACGCCAGGCGAATTCGCCTCCGGACACATCCATGACGCGGTCAATGTTCCGCTTGAAGAACTTCGAGATCGAATGTCAGAACTCCCGACCGACCGTCGCATCGCGGTGTACTGTTTGGTCGGCCAACGCGGATACATGGCGACTCGACTCTTAAAACACCATGGCTTCGATGTTTCTAACCTTTCCGGCGGATTCAAGTCATGGCAACAACATCATGTCAAGGAGACTCAATCATGA
- a CDS encoding ABC transporter permease — MNTTSIRVNVGSLPVLLMIAMVSSGGVLDAADIPNDDAQIRGLLPAATAIEQEVWVRLTRHAEAPTKESFNDHSLSAELLLLDDKTVQDSNGEYRYLAEGLPKPSQLWKEISRVIVAGPVRVYPRPITMIHAERITAFNANVEGDSATGSFKFRVPDLYEGQASFTAIRHSSKWQITEMSMPGVGIHIARDATGRWRRVEASDDVTVLKGPHIIAASATPQDFDSINNPRYGLTRNDLKAIVATVPTVELVVPVREVRRVARFGDQTAEVRLVGTVPEYSQLHRLPIEQGRYLVNNDIKQLQSVAVIGAKVAQDLFRFENPIGRKIRIGDHYFIVVGVLAKQADTATKHARDIWIPITTMRSRLGDRDISRQAGTFIVRHFELSRIEIIVESFPEISRSTELVKRVLEHRHESDDFTVKDLSTELQGENP; from the coding sequence GTGAATACAACATCCATTCGGGTCAACGTTGGCTCGCTCCCGGTTCTGCTGATGATTGCGATGGTCTCTTCCGGGGGCGTGCTTGACGCGGCTGACATTCCCAATGATGACGCTCAAATCCGCGGCTTGCTTCCCGCCGCAACCGCCATCGAACAGGAGGTCTGGGTGAGACTCACCCGCCATGCCGAGGCACCGACCAAGGAGTCTTTCAACGATCACTCCCTCTCTGCGGAATTGCTACTTCTTGATGACAAAACCGTGCAAGATTCGAATGGGGAGTACCGGTACCTCGCGGAAGGATTGCCGAAGCCGAGTCAGCTCTGGAAAGAAATATCTCGCGTGATTGTCGCCGGTCCAGTTCGTGTGTATCCACGTCCGATCACGATGATCCACGCCGAGCGAATCACCGCATTCAATGCGAATGTCGAGGGCGATTCGGCAACCGGTTCGTTCAAGTTCCGGGTTCCCGACCTTTACGAAGGTCAAGCGAGCTTTACGGCAATTCGACATTCGTCGAAGTGGCAGATCACTGAAATGAGCATGCCCGGTGTCGGAATCCACATTGCTCGTGACGCGACGGGACGTTGGCGTCGCGTGGAAGCCAGCGATGATGTCACGGTGTTGAAAGGACCACACATTATTGCTGCGAGCGCGACACCGCAAGATTTCGATTCAATTAACAATCCTCGATACGGACTGACGCGTAACGATCTGAAAGCGATTGTCGCAACCGTCCCGACCGTGGAATTGGTTGTGCCGGTCCGTGAGGTCCGTCGGGTGGCACGTTTTGGCGATCAAACAGCCGAGGTACGGCTTGTGGGAACCGTTCCCGAATATTCCCAATTGCATCGACTGCCTATCGAACAAGGTCGATACCTCGTCAACAATGACATCAAGCAATTGCAAAGTGTCGCGGTGATCGGCGCGAAAGTCGCTCAAGATTTGTTCCGTTTCGAAAATCCGATCGGTCGAAAAATCCGCATTGGTGACCACTACTTTATCGTTGTGGGTGTGCTGGCAAAACAAGCCGATACTGCCACCAAGCACGCGAGAGACATTTGGATTCCAATCACAACGATGCGAAGCCGCCTGGGAGATCGCGATATTAGCCGTCAGGCGGGAACATTCATCGTTCGGCATTTCGAACTGAGCCGTATCGAAATCATTGTCGAGAGCTTTCCGGAGATTTCGCGATCGACCGAACTTGTTAAACGAGTGTTGGAGCATCGTCACGAATCGGACGACTTCACCGTCAAAGACCTGTCCACGGAACTGCAGGGAGAAAATCCATGA
- the cydB gene encoding cytochrome d ubiquinol oxidase subunit II translates to MSYDSLTFIWYVLLGVLLIGYSILDGFDLGVGILHPFIAKDDRERRLVMNSIGPLWDGNEVWLVTFGGALFAAFPVAYATVFSSFYNAFFLLLTCLIGRAVSLEFRSKVKSTLWIKFWDIGFFLSSLIAAFLLGVAGGNVMAGMELGPKYVYQGGLLSQVYWYPLMVGCLTVSLFALHGGIYLYLKTEHELQARVRHAITPVFYAFASLFILVTLATWWHVPHATENIAAYPILWVVPILNALAVLNIPRAMHLGKPGYAFVTSSLAILAFATLFSVAIYPNFMLSTINADYSVTLDNARSSRATLQTMLIIAAVGLPCVLSYTVAIYWIFRGKVKLDSSSY, encoded by the coding sequence ATGAGCTACGATTCGTTAACCTTTATCTGGTATGTACTCCTGGGTGTGCTGTTAATTGGTTATTCGATTCTTGATGGCTTCGATCTGGGTGTTGGGATTCTGCACCCCTTCATTGCTAAAGACGACCGCGAACGGCGACTCGTAATGAACTCGATCGGTCCGTTGTGGGATGGCAACGAAGTTTGGCTTGTAACATTCGGCGGAGCATTGTTTGCTGCATTCCCGGTCGCGTATGCGACCGTCTTCAGTAGCTTCTATAACGCGTTTTTCTTGCTGTTGACATGTCTGATCGGGCGTGCCGTCAGCCTGGAATTCCGATCAAAGGTGAAATCAACGCTATGGATTAAGTTCTGGGACATCGGATTTTTTCTATCATCCCTAATTGCCGCCTTCTTGCTCGGCGTTGCAGGCGGCAATGTTATGGCAGGCATGGAACTTGGGCCTAAATATGTCTATCAAGGAGGTTTGTTGTCCCAAGTCTACTGGTACCCGCTGATGGTCGGCTGTCTGACTGTTTCGCTGTTTGCATTGCACGGTGGAATTTATCTCTACCTCAAAACAGAACACGAGTTGCAAGCACGCGTCCGGCATGCCATTACCCCAGTCTTTTACGCCTTCGCCAGCTTATTCATCCTTGTCACGCTAGCAACATGGTGGCACGTTCCGCATGCGACCGAAAATATCGCAGCGTATCCGATCCTGTGGGTCGTCCCAATCCTCAACGCACTGGCTGTGCTAAACATACCCCGTGCAATGCACTTGGGGAAACCAGGCTACGCATTTGTCACTTCCTCGTTGGCAATATTGGCTTTTGCGACACTCTTCAGTGTTGCGATCTACCCAAACTTCATGCTGTCAACGATCAACGCAGACTACAGTGTCACGCTCGACAATGCTCGCAGTAGTCGTGCCACCCTACAAACGATGCTCATCATCGCCGCGGTCGGACTTCCTTGCGTCCTCAGCTACACGGTCGCGATCTATTGGATCTTTCGTGGTAAAGTTAAGCTCGACTCCAGTAGTTACTGA
- a CDS encoding cytochrome-c peroxidase translates to MKANSFENTSTVMKCRYSTFVLIIVLGVVAGGDIVNAQRGRGRGFGMGRGPGANPGMRADMTTLHTLFGSREKIKRTVKLLPNGAEAVTESDDKAITALIHEHVPAMEARVHQNKPLPPMTFHPIFVELIKHADDYTLTYKETKKGMKVTYEAKDPFVIMLVQEHAKLVSRFLKNGMKEVHKPYKFPKTNNAHSQLGSDSTAASESTSFGITPPLPSKANSPPDNPTTPAKVELGKKLFFDPRLSLTGTVSCNSCHNVMEGGDDGRPSSMGVHGRLGPRNSPTVWNSVFQASQFWDGRSPSLEDQAKGPVVASPEMGMPNHDKAIERIAAIPGYQEEFARVFGDRKPVTIDNTAKAIAAFERTLVTPNSPYDRYTKGDKNALSNQQVRGMKLFDNIGCIECHSGPALNGWEVGDTEPSFEDFPRFAESEFVKQFRLDSDLGRYEATKQDADKHYFKVPTLRNITITAPYFHNGSVESLSDAVRVMAETQLDTELSNKEVADIVAFLESLEGEFPEITMPRLPSRSGKSVLEDQEPAATN, encoded by the coding sequence ATGAAGGCCAACAGCTTTGAAAACACTTCAACGGTTATGAAGTGTCGGTACTCGACTTTTGTTTTGATCATCGTCCTGGGGGTAGTCGCTGGCGGCGACATCGTAAACGCCCAGCGCGGACGCGGTCGGGGCTTTGGCATGGGACGTGGTCCCGGAGCCAACCCCGGTATGCGTGCGGACATGACGACGCTGCATACGCTGTTCGGCAGTCGTGAGAAAATCAAGCGGACGGTGAAGCTGCTACCCAACGGCGCGGAGGCGGTTACCGAGTCGGACGACAAAGCGATCACCGCGCTCATTCACGAGCATGTTCCGGCAATGGAAGCCCGGGTTCACCAAAACAAACCGCTGCCTCCCATGACGTTCCACCCGATCTTCGTCGAACTCATCAAACACGCCGACGACTACACGCTGACTTACAAAGAGACGAAGAAGGGAATGAAGGTGACTTATGAAGCCAAAGACCCATTCGTGATCATGCTGGTCCAAGAACATGCGAAGCTCGTTAGCCGCTTCCTGAAGAACGGGATGAAGGAAGTTCACAAGCCGTACAAATTTCCCAAGACCAATAACGCACATTCTCAGCTGGGTAGCGATTCCACAGCCGCAAGTGAGTCGACATCGTTCGGGATCACACCGCCGCTTCCTTCAAAGGCCAACTCACCCCCAGACAACCCAACGACTCCTGCCAAAGTGGAACTTGGAAAGAAGCTGTTCTTCGATCCCCGACTATCCTTGACGGGCACCGTATCTTGCAACAGTTGCCACAATGTCATGGAGGGCGGAGACGACGGGAGACCATCATCAATGGGCGTTCATGGACGTCTTGGCCCTCGCAACTCACCCACCGTGTGGAACTCCGTGTTCCAAGCCTCACAGTTCTGGGACGGTCGCTCGCCAAGTCTGGAAGATCAAGCGAAAGGGCCAGTCGTCGCATCACCCGAAATGGGGATGCCAAATCATGACAAGGCGATTGAGCGAATCGCAGCCATTCCCGGTTATCAAGAGGAATTCGCTCGTGTGTTCGGCGACAGGAAGCCAGTCACAATCGACAACACTGCCAAGGCGATCGCCGCGTTTGAGCGAACACTAGTTACACCAAACAGCCCATACGACCGCTACACCAAAGGCGACAAGAACGCACTGAGCAATCAACAAGTTCGCGGGATGAAGCTGTTCGACAACATTGGTTGCATTGAGTGCCATTCCGGTCCGGCACTCAATGGCTGGGAAGTTGGAGACACGGAGCCATCGTTTGAGGATTTTCCGCGTTTCGCAGAAAGTGAGTTCGTCAAGCAGTTTCGTCTCGATAGCGACCTTGGACGATACGAAGCGACGAAACAGGACGCGGACAAGCACTACTTCAAGGTGCCGACGCTGCGAAACATCACGATCACGGCACCGTACTTCCACAATGGTTCGGTTGAATCGCTGTCCGATGCTGTCCGCGTCATGGCTGAGACTCAACTCGATACGGAGTTGTCAAACAAGGAAGTTGCCGACATCGTCGCATTCCTAGAGTCGCTTGAAGGCGAGTTTCCTGAAATCACAATGCCACGACTACCATCACGTTCAGGCAAATCCGTCCTCGAAGATCAGGAACCGGCTGCGACTAACTAA
- a CDS encoding sigma-70 family RNA polymerase sigma factor, with amino-acid sequence MSETTDPQHLLDAAIKGNRLALGELLEQFRSQLREKVHAQLQGALQRRVDESDIVQQACVRAVEVFQKQFRGTTIEEFWGWLEQIQQHTFIDLARNHQAQRRDVRRQKSDANADKFAGNVSSPSQKAMRAEKHQRIEAALLQLPELQQKAVRLRHLEGRKIEDVARILGKSPAAAAQVIYRGVAALKRLLESDPL; translated from the coding sequence ATGTCAGAGACGACCGATCCCCAGCACCTGTTGGATGCAGCGATCAAAGGGAATCGGTTGGCATTGGGAGAACTTCTTGAACAGTTCCGTTCCCAGCTTCGTGAGAAAGTTCATGCTCAACTCCAGGGGGCACTCCAACGTCGCGTCGACGAATCCGACATTGTGCAACAAGCGTGTGTGCGGGCGGTTGAAGTGTTCCAAAAGCAGTTTCGGGGCACCACAATCGAAGAGTTCTGGGGATGGCTGGAGCAAATTCAGCAACACACGTTTATCGATTTGGCGCGAAATCATCAGGCTCAGCGTCGAGACGTTCGACGCCAGAAGAGCGATGCAAATGCGGATAAATTTGCCGGAAACGTTAGCTCCCCAAGCCAGAAAGCCATGCGGGCAGAAAAGCATCAGAGAATCGAAGCGGCACTCCTTCAATTGCCCGAATTACAGCAGAAAGCCGTTCGTCTGCGACACCTGGAAGGCAGGAAAATCGAAGATGTCGCTCGAATTCTCGGCAAATCCCCTGCGGCGGCCGCACAAGTCATTTACCGAGGCGTCGCCGCGCTTAAAAGACTTCTGGAATCCGACCCTCTCTAA